The following proteins are encoded in a genomic region of Coffea eugenioides isolate CCC68of chromosome 6, Ceug_1.0, whole genome shotgun sequence:
- the LOC113774591 gene encoding acyl-protein thioesterase 2 isoform X1 — MSFTGPSAGASGRTVTRAFNFGRTYVVRPKGKHQATIVWLHGLGDNGSSWSTLLESLPLPNIKWICPSAPQQPITLFGGFPSTAWFDVNDLSENTKDDVEGLDAAAAYVASLLATEPPEIKLGVGGFSMGAATALYSATCFAQSKYENGNPYAVNLSAVVGLSGWLPCAKLLSKRIEGLQEAANRAASLPILLCHGRGDDVVPFKFGEKSLQTLISSGFRDVTFKAYSGLGHYTIPEEMDEVGAWLTSKLGLEGKL; from the exons ATGAGTTTTACTGGCCCTTCTGCGGGTGCTA GTGGTAGAACTGTTACAAGGGCCTTTAATTTTGGAAGGACTTATGTTGTCAGGCCAAAAGGCAAACACCAGGCAACAATAGTTTGGCTGCACGGTCTTGGAGATAATGGCTCTAG CTGGTCAACTCTGTTGGAGTCACTTCCTCTTCCAAAT ATTAAATGGATCTGCCCTTCTGCCCCACAGCAGCCAATAACTCTTTTTGGGGGCTTTCCTTCAACGGCCT GGTTTGACGTCAATGACCTTTCTGAAAATACTAAAGATGATGTGGAGGGCTTGGATGCTGCAGCAGCATATGTTGCAAGTTTATTGGCTACTGAACCTCCTGAGA TCAAACTTGGGGTTGGAGGCTTCAGCATGGGTGCAGCAACAGCCCTCTACTCTGCAACTTGCTTTGCCCAAAGCAAATATGAAAATGGAAATCCGTATGCAGTGAATTTGAGTGCTGTTGTTGGATTGAGTGGATGGCTCCCGTGTGCAAA GTTGCTGAGCAAGAGAATAGAAGGGTTGCAAGAGGCTGCAAACCGTGCTGCATCCTTGCCTATTCTACTGTGTCATGGCAGAG GAGATGATGTCGTTCCATTTAAATTTGGTGAGAAGTCTTTACAGACATTGATTTCATCTGGATTTCGAGATGTGACATTCAAAGCCTACAGTGG ACTTGGCCACTACACTATCCCAGAGGAGATGGATGAAGTGGGTGCATGGCTGACCTCAAAATTGGGGCTCGAGGGGAAACTATGA
- the LOC113775949 gene encoding probable receptor-like protein kinase At5g20050, with protein MEDRKAYIIAVSLVSVLTITIVVARISLKLSKTFFLVCGANIAAILAVFSFLVIRRRYNNRRKLLETQLVSEGRELRIEYSFLRKVAGVPTKFRYKELEEATDGFRALLGQGASASVFKGILNDGTPVAVKRIVGDDKGEKEFRSEVAAIASIQHVNLLRLLGYCSVPSGPRFLVYEFVYNGSLDNWIFPRRETHGRRGGCLSWDMRCRVALDVARALSYLHHDCRSCILHLDVKPENILLDESYRALVCDFGLSKLMGKEESRIVTTIRGTRGYLAPEWILENGVSEKCDVYGFGMVLLEIIGGRRSVCTIEDENERRKKKFECFAKIAIEKLREGKLMEIVDRRLVLAGGIDERQVKRLVCIALWCIQDKPKVRPSMGLVVEMLEGRVPVDEPPENTQFLIADLLSAEDGESTTPDRGRLFAAMDNAIIPSTAGYSFSISVLSGR; from the coding sequence ATGGAGGACAGAAAAGCATACATAATTGCTGTTTCGTTGGTTTCCGTTCTCACCATCACTATCGTCGTTGCTCGTATCTCATTAAAGCTGTCCAAGACATTTTTCTTAGTGTGTGGAGCTAATATTGCGGCCATCCTTGCTGTTTTTTCGTTTCTTGTAATCAGAAGAAGATACAATAACCGGAGAAAACTGTTGGAAACCCAGCTTGTATCAGAGGGGCGGGAGCTACGAATTGAGTACAGTTTTCTCAGGAAAGTAGCTGGAGTTCCAACTAAGTTCAGGTACAAGGAACTTGAAGAAGCAACGGATGGTTTTCGAGCACTATTAGGACAGGGGGCGTCAGCTTCCGTGTTCAAAGGAATCTTGAATGATGGTACCCCGGTCGCGGTGAAGAGGATTGTTGGAGACGACAAGGGCGAAAAGGAGTTCAGATCAGAAGTTGCAGCTATTGCCAGTATCCAGCATGTAAATCTTCTTCGACTTCTTGGCTATTGTAGCGTACCATCAGGGCCCCGTTTTCTCGTCTACGAGTTTGTGTACAACGGATCATTGGATAATTGGATATTTCCAAGGAGGGAAACTCACGGCCGGCGGGGTGGTTGTTTGTCTTGGGACATGAGGTGTAGAGTTGCACTTGATGTAGCGAGGGCACTTtcttatctacaccatgattgCAGGTCTTGCATTTTGCATCTCGATGTGAAGCCGGAGAATATACTCCTCGACGAGAGCTATCGGGCACTCGTGTGCGATTTTGGACTCTCGAAGCTAATGGGAAAAGAAGAAAGCAGAATTGTCACGACGATTCGGGGAACCAGAGGCTATCTGGCCCCGGAATGGATCTTGGAGAATGGAGTATCTGAAAAATGCGATGTTTATGGTTTCGGCATGGTGCTGCTGGAGATTATTGGAGGGCGAAGAAGTGTTTGCACGATTGAGGACGAAAACgagagaaggaagaaaaagttTGAGTGTTTTGCGAAAATTGCGATTGAGAAACTGAGAGAAGGGAAGCTGATGGAGATAGTTGACCGGAGATTGGTGCTAGCAGGAGGAATAGATGAGAGGCAGGTGAAGAGATTGGTTTGCATAGCATTGTGGTGTATTCAGGATAAGCCTAAGGTCAGGCCGAGTATGGGGCTTGTGGTGGAAATGCTGGAAGGCCGAGTTCCCGTGGATGAGCCGCCTGAAAATACCCAATTTCTCATTGCTGACTTGTTATCAGCTGAAGATGGAGAGTCAACGACGCCTGACCGTGGCAGGCTTTTTGCTGCAATGGATAATGCAATCATCCCATCAACAGCGGGCTATTCTTTTTCAATATCAGTTCTTTCAGGACGATAA
- the LOC113774591 gene encoding acyl-protein thioesterase 2 isoform X2: protein MSFTGPSAGGRTVTRAFNFGRTYVVRPKGKHQATIVWLHGLGDNGSSWSTLLESLPLPNIKWICPSAPQQPITLFGGFPSTAWFDVNDLSENTKDDVEGLDAAAAYVASLLATEPPEIKLGVGGFSMGAATALYSATCFAQSKYENGNPYAVNLSAVVGLSGWLPCAKLLSKRIEGLQEAANRAASLPILLCHGRGDDVVPFKFGEKSLQTLISSGFRDVTFKAYSGLGHYTIPEEMDEVGAWLTSKLGLEGKL from the exons ATGAGTTTTACTGGCCCTTCTGCGG GTGGTAGAACTGTTACAAGGGCCTTTAATTTTGGAAGGACTTATGTTGTCAGGCCAAAAGGCAAACACCAGGCAACAATAGTTTGGCTGCACGGTCTTGGAGATAATGGCTCTAG CTGGTCAACTCTGTTGGAGTCACTTCCTCTTCCAAAT ATTAAATGGATCTGCCCTTCTGCCCCACAGCAGCCAATAACTCTTTTTGGGGGCTTTCCTTCAACGGCCT GGTTTGACGTCAATGACCTTTCTGAAAATACTAAAGATGATGTGGAGGGCTTGGATGCTGCAGCAGCATATGTTGCAAGTTTATTGGCTACTGAACCTCCTGAGA TCAAACTTGGGGTTGGAGGCTTCAGCATGGGTGCAGCAACAGCCCTCTACTCTGCAACTTGCTTTGCCCAAAGCAAATATGAAAATGGAAATCCGTATGCAGTGAATTTGAGTGCTGTTGTTGGATTGAGTGGATGGCTCCCGTGTGCAAA GTTGCTGAGCAAGAGAATAGAAGGGTTGCAAGAGGCTGCAAACCGTGCTGCATCCTTGCCTATTCTACTGTGTCATGGCAGAG GAGATGATGTCGTTCCATTTAAATTTGGTGAGAAGTCTTTACAGACATTGATTTCATCTGGATTTCGAGATGTGACATTCAAAGCCTACAGTGG ACTTGGCCACTACACTATCCCAGAGGAGATGGATGAAGTGGGTGCATGGCTGACCTCAAAATTGGGGCTCGAGGGGAAACTATGA
- the LOC113774592 gene encoding deSI-like protein At4g17486: protein MSNSASNHGSGGGGGGNGSSETQVVLNVYDLTPLNHYTVWFGFGIFHSGIEVHGMEYGFGAHDFPISGVFEVEPKSCPGFIFRSSVPLGRINMPPSEFRTFIESVASEYHGDTYHLISKNCNHFTDDMARRLTGRGIPGWVNRLAHMGAFCSCLLPESLQATTVKQLPEYHPEEDGSASVSSNTAHEATESEDGDQDKHLLSPSPGYGEVAFIKEVSR, encoded by the exons ATGTCAAACTCCGCATCAAATCACGGTAGTGGTGGCGGTGGTGGAGGTAATGGCAGCTCCGAGACCCAAGTCGTGCTTAATGTATATGACCTCACCCCTCTCAATCATTATacagtttggtttggttttggcATCTTCCATTCTGGCATTGAAG TTCATGGGATGGAATATGGGTTTGGAGCACATGACTTTCCCATCAGTGGAGTCTTTGAAGTGGAGCCCAAAAGCTGTCCTGGTTTTATTTTTAGATCTTCTGTCCCACTGGGTCGAATCAACATGCCTCCATCAGAATTCCGTACTTTCATTGAGAGTGTGGCTTCTGAGTATCATGGTGATACCTATCATCTCATCTCCAAGAATTGCAATCATTTCACAGATGATATGGCCCGAAGGCTTACAGGAAGAGGAATACCTGGGTGGGTGAACAGGCTGGCACATATGG GTGCTTTCTGCAGTTGTCTTCTCCCTGAAAGTCTTCAAGCAACCACCGTTAAGCAGCTTCCGGAGTACCACCCAG AAGAAGATGGGAGTGCTTCTGTCTCGAGTAATACAGCTCATGAAGCTACAGAAAGTGAAGATGGTGATCAGGACAAGCACCTGCTGTCACCATCACCTGGATATGGAGAAGTAGCCTTTATAAAAGAGGTGTCAAGGTGA
- the LOC113774587 gene encoding uncharacterized protein LOC113774587, giving the protein MPKERRDRSVSFDRSRASPFPCSSSRSRHLLPKNPLESDENAKEWEEARCPVCMEHPHNAILLLCASHEKGCRPFMCDTSYRHSNCFDQFRKSFGEASSTTLQREEAPILASHLASTSMISEPPVTALNVERRGGGPASLEAVSCEDEIKSKLVCPLCRQQIHGWMVVESARRFMNAKSRSCACETCDFNGTYRDLRKHARQEHPLARPTEADPERQRNWRRLEQQRDLGDLLSTLQSSIGEERSEESSLPFDEGGWLTVFFLIRILRPGSASRSSSWSGSSRTRAHVTIRRRPSRRLWGESYDWETDSRDDDNETSDGGSGLWAHRDRVQRRPTSDD; this is encoded by the coding sequence ATGCCTAAGGAGAGAAGAGATCGTTCTGTGTCTTTTGATAGATCAAGGGCATCTCCTTTCCCATGCAGTTCTAGTCGCTCACGGCACTTATTGCCCAAAAACCCATTGGAAAGTGatgaaaatgcaaaagaatGGGAAGAAGCCCGTTGTCCAGTTTGTATGGAACATCCTCATAATGCTATTCTCCTTTTATGTGCATCTCATGAGAAAGGATGCCGTCCCTTTATGTGTGATACAAGTTACCGCCATTCAAATTGTTTTGATCAGTTTCGCAAGTCATTTGGAGAAGCTTCATCAACTACACTGCAGCGAGAAGAAGCACCTATATTGGCTTCTCACTTGGCGTCCACCTCAATGATCTCGGAACCACCAGTTACGGCTTTAAATGTTGAAAGAAGGGGGGGAGGGCCTGCATCACTGGAAGCAGTGTCTTGCGAAGATGAAATAAAGTCAAAGTTGGTGTGCCCTTTGTGCCGTCAGCAGATCCATGGGTGGATGGTTGTGGAGTCCGCTCGTCGTTTTATGAATGCGAAATCAAGAAGCTGTGCTTGTGAAACCTGTGATTTCAATGGCACGTACAGAGATTTGCGGAAGCATGCAAGACAGGAACATCCTCTTGCGCGGCCAACAGAGGCTGATCCAGAGAGGCAACGCAATTGGAGGAGGTTGGAGCAGCAGAGAGATTTAGGAGATTTGCTCAGTACCCTGCAATCATCCATTGGAGAAGAACGGAGTGAAGAAAGTTCTTTACCTTTCGATGAAGGGGGTTGGCTTACTGTCTTTTTCCTTATCCGAATCCTGCGACCTGGGAGTGCCTCAAGGAGCAGTAGCTGGTCTGGTTCTTCAAGGACCAGGGCTCATGTCACAATCAGAAGAAGACCATCAAGAAGGCTTTGGGGGGAGAGCTATGATTGGGAAACAGATTCCAGGGATGATGATAATGAAACTTCAGATGGTGGATCAGGACTCTGGGCACATCGTGATAGAGTACAACGAAGACCCACTTCAGACGATTAG